In Alteromonas macleodii, the sequence CGTTTTACGACCCCGCGGGACGATGAATTAACCCAAAGCGCTTAAATTCTCGTAACGCTTAACACACTGGCTTTTTAGGGCGGTATCTTCTAGGATCACCGCCCGAATTTTATTGATGATTAGAAACTCGCTTTAGGATGTCACTTTGTCTTCACCACTTGCTATAAAACCTCTTTACAACAAACTTGATGATTGTTTAAGCGTAGATAAATTTCGTTTGAAGCGTAGGATCACGCAGCTTGCGCAAAAAGCTAATGACGCATCTGGCGGTAAAGAAAATGGAAAAAAAGAAGAGACAAATAATTCAGTAAGCGAAGAAAATCTAAAAAAGCAGTTTGAAAAACTAGAAAGCGACATCAATACATCAATAGAAAAGCGTAATTGGCGTCAAAGCAACCTTCCTAAGGTTGAGTATCCGCCGCTGCCGGTTAGCGATAAAAAAGAAGATATCAAAGAAGCGATTGCGAATAACCAAGTGGTTATCGTAGCCGGTGAGACTGGCTCGGGTAAAACCACACAGCTACCTAAAATATGTTTAGAACTAGGTCGGGGTGTGAATGGCATGATTGCTCATACCCAGCCAAGACGATTAGCAGCAAGAAGCGTGGCCACGCGTATCGCTGAAGAGCTAAACACGCCACTTGGCGAAAAGGTAGGTTTTAAGATTCGCTTTAGCGATCAGGTAAGCGAGCGAAGCTACGTTAAACTTATGACCGACGGTATGCTGCTTGCTGAAATGCAGCAAGACCGATTCTTAAATCAATACGATACTATCATCATAGATGAAGCCCACGAGCGAAGCCTTAATATTGATTTCTTGTTAGGTTATCTGCGCCAACTGTTGGATAAGCGCCCTGATCTTAAGCTTATTATTACGTCAGCTACCATCGACCCAGAACGCTTTTCTAAACACTTTAATAATGCGCCAATTATTGAAGTGAGCGGTCGTACCTATCCGGTAGAGATTCGTTATCACGCCCCTGAAGACAATGATGATGACATCGATCAAAGTGATGCCATCGTAAATGCTGTCGACGAGCTAATGCGTGAAGCACCGGGCGATATTCTGGTTTTTCTAAGTGGTGAACGCGAGATACGCGACACCCAAGATGCCCTAAGCAAACAGCATTATCGCAATACTGAAATTGTACCGCTTTATGCTAGGCTATCGGCGGCAGAGCAAAACCGCATTTTTCAGTCACACAGCGGTAGACGCATTGTGCTAGCCACAAACGTTGCCGAGACCTCGTTAACCGTACCCGGTATCAAATACGTAATAGACCCGGGGTTTGCCCGTATTTCACGCTATAGCGCTAGAAGTAAAGTGCAGCGACTGCCTATTGAACCAATATCACAAGCCTCAGCGAATCAGCGGGCAGGGCGATGCGGCCGTGTGTCTGATGGTATTTGTATTCGCCTATACAGCGAAGACGACTATTTAGGGCGCCCAGAATTTACCGACCCAGAGATACTTCGCACTAACTTAGCGTCGGTTATTTTACAAATGCTTGCGTTAGGGTTAGGCGACATCGCTGCTTTTCCGTTTGTTCAACCGCCTGATAACCGAAATATCAACGACGGTTTTCGCTTACTTGAAGAAATCCAAGCTATCGGGAAAGGCAAAGCTAATAGAAAAACGAAGCAAAGTGGCAAGATGCAGCTTACCCCGCTGGGTCGTCAGGTGGCGCGTTTGCCTATCGACCCTCGCTATGCACGCATGGTGATTGAAGCCGAGCGCACGAACGCACTAAGCGAAGTCATGGTGATTGCGGCGGGACTCTCAATTCAAGACCCACGAGAGCGCCCACAGGAAAAACGCCAGCAAGCAGACGAGAAGCACAGTGAATATCACGACAAAGATTCAGATTTCATAAGCCTTTACAACTTGTGGGTGGCGTTTAGAGAGCAGCAAAACGCATTAAGCCAAAACCAGCTACGCAAATGGTGTAAGCAGAATTTCATCAACTATTTGCGTATGCGCGAGTGGCAAGACATTGTAAGCCAGCTCAAAAAGTCTATTGCTGAACTGGGCTTCGGTATTTCAAAGCAAGAAGCCGACTATCAGGCCATTCACCAAGCTATCGCCAGCGGTTTGTTATCACACATGGGCTTTAAAGATAAAGACCGTGAGTATATGGGGTCACGCAATTCACGCTTTTTAATTTTCCCAGGCTCAGGGTTATCAAAGTCTCAGCCAAAATGGGTAATGGCAGCCGAGCTGGTAGAAACGTCTAAACTTTTTGCCCGTATGGTGGCAAAAATAGACCCAGCGTGGGTAGAGCCTTTAGCTGAACACCTTGTGCAAAGAAGCTATTCTGAGCCTCATTGGTCTAAAAAGCGCGGCGCGGTTATTGCGTTTGAAAAGGTTACTCTGTTCGGGCTGCCTATTGTGATGAAGCGCGCAAAGGTTTACAGCCTAATCGACCCGCCAATTTGCCATGAATTGTTTATTCGCGAAGCGTTAGTAGAAGGTAACACCAAGCTCAACTACAGCTTTTTACAAGAAAATCACGCACTGCTTGAACAAGCGGATGAATTTGAGCAAAAGACTCGACGTCGCGATTTGATTGTAGATGATGAAGAGCTTGTAAGCTTTTACGCTAAACGTATTCCGGTTGAAGCCAATAATGATGCAGCGTTTAAAAAGTGGCTTAGACAGCACGGAAGCAACGACAGTTTAACCTTTAAAGAAGAAGACGTGTATCGTCAGCAGCCTGGGCAGTCGGTAGCGAACGCGTTCCCTGATGTATGGCGCCAGGGCAATATTACGCTGCCGCTACGCTATAACTTCGAGCCCAACGCTGAAGATGACGGTGTAACGGTAGTGATCCCCCTACCAGTGCTTAACCAAGTGGACAATGTAGGTTTTGATTGGCTGGTGCCGGGGCTAAGGCACGACCTCATAGTCGGCTTAATTAAAACCTTACCTAAACGTTTGCGACGCAATTTTGTGCCTGCGCCTAACTTTGCCGATGCCTGCCTTGCTGATATCAGTGAAACAGACAAAAACAATCGCCCTGTGCCTTTGCTGGAAGCGGTTAGTGATAAGCTTCGTAAAATGACTGGCGTTGTTATTGAAAGCGAAGAATGGAATCTAGCTCAGCTTGATAAGCATTTAAAAATGCACTTTGCGGTAGTGAAGGACAACGGTGATGATATTGCCAAAGGTGATGACCTACATGCGCTTAAGCAACAGTGCTCAGGACAGGTTAAGCAAACCTTTGAAAAAGCCGCGACACCAGAATTAGAGCGCAACAATATTGAACAGTGGGATTTTGAAAGCCTACCGGAAACCTTTGTGCAAAAGGTAGGCGGTTTTGAAGTACAGGCGTTCCCAGCTTTAGTGCAAAAAGGCGATAAGGTGGATATCGCGTTGATAGAAGAGGCCGATAAAGCGCAGGCGCTACATAAGCAGGGTGTTAATGTATTGATTAAAAACGCCATGCCGTCGCCGCTTAACTATTTGCAAAGTAAATTACCCAACAAAGCTAAACTGGGCCTGTATTTCAATCCATTCGGGCAAGTTAAAGCGCTGATAGATGATTGCATTTTTGCCGGTATCGACGCCATCGTCAGTGATTACAGTAAATCGAACGACACTGACATTCGAAATAAAGCTGATTTTGAGGCCTGTTTAGAGATCGCTCGAGCCAATATCAATGACAGAGTGTTAGAAATCGCCAAGCAGGTAGAGCAGGGGCTTACCCTTGCTCATCAATGCCAAAAGCAGATGAAAGGCAACGTACCGCTAACTATGATTAACGCGTTAGGTGACTGTAAAGCACATCTTGCGTCATTGGTGTTCCCTGGCTTTGTCTCTCAAATTGGCGAAAGTAGGCTGGACGATTGGAACCGGTATATTAAAGGCTTGGCCCGTCGTCTTGAGAAACTACCCATTGACCCCAACAAAGACAGAATGCATCAGGTAACGGTAGAAAAGTCGATTAAAGAATGGGAAAAAGCGTGCAGTAAGTACCCCAAAGGTAAAGTGCCTCAAGCCCTTGATGATGTGCGCTGGATGATAGAAGAGTTGCGTGTTTCTCTGTTTGCACAGCAGCTTGGTACTGCATACCCCATATCAGCCAAGCGTATAACCCTCTATTTAGCAGACTTCTAATGAAGTTATCGATATGGCAATGTGTAACGCCTAGCTTACTATGCGCGAAGCGCTTCTACATAGGCTGGTTACTTATATTAAAGCCCCACAGTACAGCGTATTGTGGGACTTAATTATTTGTATCTAATAAGCATGCATATATGCTGTTTTATCGATAGTAAAAGATAAACGTCGACTCATTGAGGTAAGACCAATACTACTTTTGCAACATTGTTGAATAAAATTTAAACAGTTCGATTGACAAGTTATCGCCATCAACCTATAACAACATTTGTAGTCGTCAGCGTAATGCTAAAAATCAGGAGAAGTAGACATGTTGGGATACGACGATAAGCGAAATTTTTTCAGGATGATGGTAAATTCGCCGTGTCAGTTGCAAATTACTGACGATGAGTCGAGCCGCACCATGCAGGCAATGTGCAAAGATATAAGCGCCACAGGAATGTCGTTAGAAGTTGACGAACCCTCAATTGAAGTGGGAACACAGGTGAGTGTTGCTATAGAATCGTCTAGCTCGCAAATCCCTTCTTTGGCAGCGTTAGCTACGGTCGTACGCTGTGAACCAGAATCTGATTCAAGCTGTATTATAGGCGTTGAAATTTCTCAGATGAAATAGATTTATCTCAGGTAAAAAGGCGAAATTAACTTCGCCTTTTCTTAAGCATACAAGCGCCATACAACGTCGTTGTATGGGCCGTATTACCTTAAAAGCGGCTTTTTTCCCACGTTTTAATAGTTGCTCGCCTAATTTATTTACTTCAAGCTTGGATTATTCGTTCTAGTCTGTCTCTTATCATTTATTAAACCGAATAAGCGGTTCAGTTTTTTCGATTTTAATCTTTTCTCTTAATTGATAATAATTCTCATTAATGCGAAAGCAAACAGATTTAACTTTTGAGAGAGCGATTATTATGAAAAAGACAATTACCTTTGCCGTTATGCACTTTTCAGTAGCCTTTACTGTAGCCTACCTACTTACGGGTAGCTTGGTAGTAGGCGGTGCGGTAGCATTAGTTGAGCCAGCAATTAATACTGTGGCCTTCTATTTCCACGAAATGGTGTGGAAAAAGTTAGAGGACAAAGAGGCGGTTACTGAAGGGCAAACAAGTGAGTCTTCACAGCAACTATCGAATAGCTTTTCGGATAGTGGTGGCTTTTCAAAGAATAGGGGCTTTTCAAATAATGCTGCAACCTTCGCTTCTTAAGATATAAGGTTTATTGCTTGCTTTAAGGCGATTTGCATAACCTATCGTTAATTCAATAAGTGAAATCAGCGCCCCAGTCTTTATAAGAACGAGGGCGCTTTTTAATTTCTAATCGTCGGTGACTTCGCAGACTAAACCTTTCAGGTAATAGCCTTCGGGGTAGCTACCAATAATAGGGTGGTCAGACGCTTGATTTAGCCTTGCAATGATTTTTATAGTGCGGCCCGCATCAAGGGCAGCGTCGGCAACGACCTTTTGAAATAAATCGGCAGGCATAAGACCTGAACAGCTGAAAGTCAGCAGTAATCCGCCAGATTTAACTGTGTGAATGCCGTACATATTAATGTCTTTATAGCCACGAGCAGCGCGGCTTAGTGTAGCTTTGCTGTCAACAAATTTTGGTGGGTCGAGTATAACCATATCGAACTGTTTGCCCTGCTCGTGATACTCCCTAAGCGCTTTGAATACATCTTTGTTGACGAAATGCGCTTTGTCCTCACTTAATCCATTAATGGCCACATGATGTTTAGCCAAATCTAACGCTGGTTGAGATACATCTACGTTAGTCACTGACTTAGCACCGCCTGAAAGGGCATAGCAAGAGAATGTGCCTGTGTAGCTGAAACAGTTTAGTACGTCAGCATCTTTCGCGTAGTGTGCAGCGGCGGCACGGCTATCGCGCTGGTCGAGATAAAAACCGGTTTTATGACCATGTTCTATATCAACAACGATACTAATGCCGTTTTCTTTTACTGTAACCTGCATGGGTGGCTCGCCGTGAAGCACGCCTGTTACAGGCTCTAGCCCCTCTTTTTTGCGTACATCAACGTCACTGCGCTCATAGACGTGAACATCAGGCATTAGC encodes:
- the hrpA gene encoding ATP-dependent RNA helicase HrpA, with product MSSPLAIKPLYNKLDDCLSVDKFRLKRRITQLAQKANDASGGKENGKKEETNNSVSEENLKKQFEKLESDINTSIEKRNWRQSNLPKVEYPPLPVSDKKEDIKEAIANNQVVIVAGETGSGKTTQLPKICLELGRGVNGMIAHTQPRRLAARSVATRIAEELNTPLGEKVGFKIRFSDQVSERSYVKLMTDGMLLAEMQQDRFLNQYDTIIIDEAHERSLNIDFLLGYLRQLLDKRPDLKLIITSATIDPERFSKHFNNAPIIEVSGRTYPVEIRYHAPEDNDDDIDQSDAIVNAVDELMREAPGDILVFLSGEREIRDTQDALSKQHYRNTEIVPLYARLSAAEQNRIFQSHSGRRIVLATNVAETSLTVPGIKYVIDPGFARISRYSARSKVQRLPIEPISQASANQRAGRCGRVSDGICIRLYSEDDYLGRPEFTDPEILRTNLASVILQMLALGLGDIAAFPFVQPPDNRNINDGFRLLEEIQAIGKGKANRKTKQSGKMQLTPLGRQVARLPIDPRYARMVIEAERTNALSEVMVIAAGLSIQDPRERPQEKRQQADEKHSEYHDKDSDFISLYNLWVAFREQQNALSQNQLRKWCKQNFINYLRMREWQDIVSQLKKSIAELGFGISKQEADYQAIHQAIASGLLSHMGFKDKDREYMGSRNSRFLIFPGSGLSKSQPKWVMAAELVETSKLFARMVAKIDPAWVEPLAEHLVQRSYSEPHWSKKRGAVIAFEKVTLFGLPIVMKRAKVYSLIDPPICHELFIREALVEGNTKLNYSFLQENHALLEQADEFEQKTRRRDLIVDDEELVSFYAKRIPVEANNDAAFKKWLRQHGSNDSLTFKEEDVYRQQPGQSVANAFPDVWRQGNITLPLRYNFEPNAEDDGVTVVIPLPVLNQVDNVGFDWLVPGLRHDLIVGLIKTLPKRLRRNFVPAPNFADACLADISETDKNNRPVPLLEAVSDKLRKMTGVVIESEEWNLAQLDKHLKMHFAVVKDNGDDIAKGDDLHALKQQCSGQVKQTFEKAATPELERNNIEQWDFESLPETFVQKVGGFEVQAFPALVQKGDKVDIALIEEADKAQALHKQGVNVLIKNAMPSPLNYLQSKLPNKAKLGLYFNPFGQVKALIDDCIFAGIDAIVSDYSKSNDTDIRNKADFEACLEIARANINDRVLEIAKQVEQGLTLAHQCQKQMKGNVPLTMINALGDCKAHLASLVFPGFVSQIGESRLDDWNRYIKGLARRLEKLPIDPNKDRMHQVTVEKSIKEWEKACSKYPKGKVPQALDDVRWMIEELRVSLFAQQLGTAYPISAKRITLYLADF
- a CDS encoding PilZ domain-containing protein, yielding MLGYDDKRNFFRMMVNSPCQLQITDDESSRTMQAMCKDISATGMSLEVDEPSIEVGTQVSVAIESSSSQIPSLAALATVVRCEPESDSSCIIGVEISQMK
- a CDS encoding class I SAM-dependent rRNA methyltransferase; protein product: MSAQVILQPSRDKSLRRKHPWVFESAVAELKGRARVGDTVDVFDSEGDWLGRGAYSPNSKIRVRMWTFKKDESIDNGFFLRRLETALTLRKRLFDPTKTNAFRWIASESDGLPGITIDLYDNVAVVQLLSAGGEKHRDKIVWAITKLMPDVHVYERSDVDVRKKEGLEPVTGVLHGEPPMQVTVKENGISIVVDIEHGHKTGFYLDQRDSRAAAAHYAKDADVLNCFSYTGTFSCYALSGGAKSVTNVDVSQPALDLAKHHVAINGLSEDKAHFVNKDVFKALREYHEQGKQFDMVILDPPKFVDSKATLSRAARGYKDINMYGIHTVKSGGLLLTFSCSGLMPADLFQKVVADAALDAGRTIKIIARLNQASDHPIIGSYPEGYYLKGLVCEVTDD